In the Euphorbia lathyris chromosome 5, ddEupLath1.1, whole genome shotgun sequence genome, one interval contains:
- the LOC136230059 gene encoding uncharacterized protein has translation MDLSPKDAYYTENITRRVTSTSSSAAASASTTSVHVTALDGLVNVNSLFTIAVFVGLSLTTPNQHSLENTSACDAGIDVAKKLLVFEVVSFSFFLFSSLIAQGLKLAINLLNSKDVDEAFRAHINLKVLRFGMMGSAVGSVMGCIFLVLSMVNVIEIRLGMLSCGSKNTIHSVTALVVLVSSALLVYITTAIYAFLH, from the exons ATGGATTT ATCTCCCAAGGATGCTTACTACACTGAAAACATAACCAGAAGAGTAacctccacctcctcctccGCCGCTGCCTCCGCCTCCACAACCAGTGTTCACGTCACCGCCCTGGACGGCCTTGTCAACGTCAACTCCCTATTCACCATCGCCGTCTTCGTGGGTCTTTCACTCACCACACCAAACCAGCACAGCCTGGAAAATACATCCGCCTGCGACGCCGGAATAGATGTGGCTAAAAAGCTCCTAGTCTTCGAAGTTGTTTCCTTcagcttcttcctcttctcatCTCTGATCGCTCAGGGTCTGAAATTGGCGATCAATTTGTTGAACAGCAAAGATGTGGATGAGGCGTTTAGGGCTCATATCAATTTGAAGGTGCTGAGATTTGGGATGATGGGTTCGGCAGTCGGGTCGGTGATGGGTTGCATTTTTTTGGTGCTTTCAATGGTGAATGTGATTGAGATTCGGCTGGGGATGCTTTCTTGTGGGAGTAAGAATACTATTCATTCTGTTACTGCTTTGGTTGTTCTGGTTTCTTCTGCTCTCTTGGTTTATATTACCACTGCTATTTATGCTTTTCTTCATTGA